The sequence below is a genomic window from Proteus vulgaris.
ATAACGTTCATAGCAAATATCCAACTACAATTAATATCTAAAGCCCTTTTGATAGGGCTTTTCTCTGGGGAGATTTAGTAGTGCATTCTAAAAAATGGGTTTTTCGTGAATTAGTTAAAAACGAAAATTCAACTTTAACTAAAACACTAAAATAATCCACTAATATCGAAAATAATTTTCAGAATAACTTATATGCAAACAACTATCATATTTATAAATCTCAAGATATTGTTCGTTATCTCTTACTTTAGGATTTCCATAATAAACTGGAAAATCTAATTTATCGGTAAACTCTCTTAATTGTAGATACGCCTTATTCCAATCAGTAATAAGACAAAATGTCACACTACCGTTTCTAAATCCTCTATCAATAATTCCATCACCAGTGAAAAAATAGTCATCCGAAATTCTAGGTACTGATTTAATCACAGAAGATGTATTAAGATAATAAGAAAAGATATTATATTTAGTGTAGGTGTAACCTCTTTCTTTTGTATTTTTAATATCTTTTATTGCCAAAAAAATAAGAATGGTAAATAAAGTCAGTAGAAATAATGTAATCCAATATCCTTTTTTCATATTTTCTTCCTACTGTCTTGGTATTATTAATATTCTATTTGAAACCTTATCACAATAGTTCTATAAATACTGAAATACCGTGACTTTTTGTGCTTAAACAGAATTGTATCCTCTAAATGCATTGAACGATAACAACCAAGAATATAAATTCTATCAAAACACATATCTCATTAATTGGATGTAATATCACTAAATTTATATGAAAAATAAAATACTCGTTAGTGCTTGCCTGATGGGATTTAAGGTTCGTTATAACGACACAGAAAAAGCACAATTAAATACAGTATTTGAACAGTGGCAACAAGAGCAACGATTAGTGATCCACTGCCCTGAACTTGCAGCTGGGTTGCCAACACCTAGAGCCTCGGCTGAAATATTGGAAGCTGATGGTTATCAAGTTATGCAAAATAGCGCAAAAGTGATTGAAAACACGGGTAACGATGTGACAGCCCATTACCAACTTGCAGCATGGCTTGCTTTGCGCACAGCTTTAGATTCTAACTGTATCGTTGCCCTATTAACCGATAAAAGCCCAACCTGTGGTAGCCAATATATCTATGATGGCAATTTCTCTGGTGTGACAAAGCAAGGTGAAGGTGTTGCAACAACCTTATTACGTCAACATGGTATAAAGGTATTTTCTGAAAATCAGTTGGATGAATTAATTGATTGGGTAGAAAACTGGGGTAAAGAAAATATTATTTTATGATAAAAATCTGAATAGCTGATAGCTTAATCAAATAATCATTTGAAAAACATTAACTTATACTTATCGGATACGGATCATCATCCATCGTTTCAAACAGACTCTGCAAAATGGAGCCTTCCATTCTTACTAATCTCCAATTAGCTCATATTATTCTTAATTAACACTCCTATTTCGTCATTAACAAACAAAAATACTGCTAAAGACTAATGTAATTTATCTAATTATTTGATTTAGGTAAAACGGTTTAAATCTTTTAATAAATAAAAATTGATAGATAATGACTATTAATAATCTATTTTTGATCGCTCATATCGATCTTTAAGTGTTTTTACGGTAATCTCTTTTAAAAAGAGGGATTAATATGAGTTCAATTAATATTGTTGTAGGTCAGAGAATTAAACAGAAAAGAAAGCAATTAAAAATAACAGGTATCGAGATGGCAAGAAGGCTTGGCATCAGTCAGCAGCACTATTCGCGTTTGGAAAATGGGCATCTTAAGATAACAGTCGATCAGCTTATTGCTATTGCTTTAATATTGAGAATATCGCCACAAAGTTTGTTGATTACACCCGAAATAATGTCACCAATGCTAAATGCTTGGGCTGAAACAACTTTGTCATCAAATGAAATTGTTATATCAAGAAATAAGAAGCGCCGTAATCTTAGATAAAAATACAATAATATTGTTTAGCGCTATCTGATTTAATATTTAAACTATTTTAGTTAAAAAACATCGCAATTTTTCATCTTCTTGTATTTAAATAAAACATCATCTATTTATAAAATCAATCGCTTGATTTATTGTTAAAATAAATAATCAATTGTTAATATCTTTCGGAATTGAATATTTTAATCGAAGTTCTGGAGCGCTAGATAATTTTCGATTAGATCCTTCCATCAAATAAGCCGCTATTTCTTCTGATGATAAATCATCGACTTCTTCAATATTAAAATACTCATCAGGCCAATAAATAAGATCTGAAGAAAAGGATTTGAAGTTTACTTTGAGTAACTGCATTGCATAGGATTGTTCAGATTCACTGCCTTCAGCTAAACATATAAAATCAACAATATTAATTAACTCTTCATAAGTCAGATCATCCAGATATTTCACCTGATTAAATGCTATTTTTGTAAACTCTTTTGCGCTTGTCCAAGAATTATAATCACGAAAATCTGAAAACTCACAAGGTGTTACTACTTGTGCGTTCCAATTTATCATCATGGTTTTAATATCAGGATCATCTTCAGTTCCGCCATTATCGATTTTATTAGTTATCTTCCGTAGTAAATCGATCAACTCATTGAGTTTAGCTTTACTTATTTTTATTGGTTTCAATCTGTTAGGTAAAGGCATATTTTATTCCGTTTATACTGTTTTTATTAAATCCGTATGTTATTGAATATAATTAAATAATTGATTTTTTTAGAGAATATTAAGGTTACTAGTATCATGTTTAATTAACAGCTCTAATTAACACACTTTATCAAATCACCTACTAATTGAAAGTTAGGGTTTGAAGTTATCGTAACTCTAATAGAAGTATCCATACGAGATGTGATGACAGCCTGAGTATATTTGACTCCGTTGATATTAATATCTGCTATTTGACCGATATTTTTAACAGAAAAACCACTCAACCCAGTATTATTTTTAAGTCTAATTCCCAAGGAATCGTTTTCTTGTATATGAGTGTCAATTTCTGCTGACTCTATATTTTTACATGCTATAGAAAGCTCATCTTTACTAGTTTTGAAAGATAAACAAATATCATCAGGCTTGCATTGATTAGCAGCCATTGCGAATGTTGAAAATAAGAGTGAAAAAATAGCTAGTAATTTCATTTTTGAAGATCACCTTGTGATTTTTTATAAAATTCATCCCTTATTTCAGCAGTAATTAAACTAGATGATTTACGGTAACTATATACGAAAAAAGATCGCACATGGCGACCTTTAAGATTTATTGGCTAATTTAACTCAGTTTTTTGTTCAGCATATAAATACAGTCATCAAACATAACTCCGCCAATCGTGTAATTATCCTTAATGATCTCTTTAAGGGTAAATCCATTTTTTTCCAGAACGCGTACTGATGCATTGTTTCCGCTTGTGATCACGGCCTGATAGCGCGAAATAGCAGATAGTTCGGGTAGTGATAATAAGGCAGATAATGAATCAGTAGCCAAAGACATACCAGAAAATTCACTCGCGATTATGTATCCCACCTCGGCTACAGGTTCAACATTATCAAGAATTACTAAGCCGGTTAACCCCATTGGGAGCCCGTCAACTTTTCTACGGATCACAAAGCATAACCAATGAGAAGACTCTATATTCCATTCTGGCAGGCGACTATCAAAGGCATCTTTAATTTGCTGTTCATTTAGTGGATCAGAAATAAACCTCATTATCCCAGCATCTGCATATAACTTTCTGAAAAAATCCCAATCATTTTCAGTTATTTTGGTTAAGGTAAACACCATGATTTTCCTGTAAGGTTTTTATAATATTAATGTAGTCCTATTTTATTAAATTATTAATATCTGAGTTAATAATTAGTTGTACAACACAACAAACAAAAATGACACCACAAATTAGAAAAATACAAGTTGATTCAATCTGGTGTTCCGCTAATAGCATTACAAGAAATGGGAGGCTGGGAAAATATCGAAATGGTTAGAAGATATGCTCATCTAGCGCCTAATCATTTAACTGAACATGCAAAGCAAATAGACAGTATTTTTGGCACTTGCGTCCCAAATACGTCCCACTTAAGAAAAGTAGAGAATTTAAAATGAGTGTAAGTGTTTGATTTTAAATGGTACGCCCTACAGGATTCGAACCTGTGACCTACGGCTTAGAAGGCCGTTGCTCTATCCAACTGAGCTAAGGGCGCCTAGAAGAGATTAGACGTCAGCAATCACTGCTGATAACGGGTGTGAATTATACGTTCAACATTCTGAGAGTCAACGCTTTTTCAACGATATCAAACTATATGGTTAAAATATGGCAAGTATTCGACTGACAGATTGCTCTTGATCTGACAAAATAGACCAATACCGTAATTGAATAATTTGGATGTATAGATGTCAGCAAGAATTATAGATGGGAAATCGATTGCGCAGACCATCAGAAGCGAAGTTGCAGAAAAAGTAAAACAACGTATTAATGCAGGAAAACGAGCGCCTGGTTTAGCTGTTATTTTAGTGGGTGATAACCCAGCATCACAGATTTATGTTGGAAGTAAACGCCGCGCTTGTGAAGAAGTAGGCTTTATTTCTCGCTCTTATGATTTACCAGATACTACCAGTGAAGCTGATTTATTAAATCTCATCGACCAGCTTAATGCAGACAACACCATTGATGGTATCCTCGTTCAGCTCCCTTTACCTGCCGGAATTGATAATGTTAAGGTTTTAGAACGCATTCATCCTGATAAAGATGTGGATGGCTTTCACCCTTATAATATCGGCCGCCTATGCCAACGAGCACCTAAATTACGCCCTTGCACACCTCGTGGTATTGTCACACTACTAGAGCGTTGTAATATTCCTATGAATGGCTTAAATGCCGTTATTATTGGTGCATCAAACATTGTTGGTCGCCCAATGAGCTTAGAACTATTACTTGCGGGTTGTACAACAACAGTTACTCACCGTTTTACTAAAGATCTGCGCTTTCATGTTGAGCATGCGGATTTAGTTGTTGTGGCGGTAGGTAAACCTAACTTTATTCCTGGTGAGTGGATTAAACCGGGTGCAATCGTGATTGATGTCGGTATAAACCGTCTCGAAAGTGGTAAAGTTGTCGGAGATGTTGATTTTGAGGCAGCATCTCAACGTGCAGGCTGGATTTCTCCTGTCCCTGGTGGTGTAGGTCCAATGACAGTCGCCACACTTATTCAAAATACTTTGCAAGCATGCGAAGAGTACCACGACCCTGAAACAGGAAATAATTAATCGATGGAAACATTTCAATTAGATGGGCACGACTATGTCGAGCTTTGTGATTTATTAAAACTTCAAGGTTGGACTGAAAGCGGAGCCTCTGCTAAAAGTGTCATTGCTGAAGGTTTAGTGAGCGTTGACGGTGAAATTGAAACCCGTAAACGCTGTAAAATTGTTGCTGGAAAAGTGGTCACCTATGGTGAGTTTTCCGTTAGCGTTAGCAAATAATCAGCAAATTAATTAATATTGAAAAAGCGTCGCTATCTTAGCCTCGCTTTTTTTCTTTTTAATCCTTTTTTACCTTTAATCCACATTTTCTCCTTCTTTTTTCTTATTTAGTCATATTCTAAAAAGACAAATCAACATAACTCATTGAATTAAAATAAAACCATAGAAATTAATTTAATATATTTAAATTTAGATCATCATTTTTAAGCCCATCTATGGTTATAATTACCTGTCACTGTTCAGCAAATTGTACATTTTATAAAAAAATAGATAAAAAGAAGTGCTATAAGTTATTATTTTATATATGGATAACACTTTTTAACCATTACTGTAAAACTTCAGCAACAACCCTTTTTATTGATACTTTTATCCGTTTATTCATGTTTAAATGCCCATAAATGTGATTTAGATCTAATTTATTTCTACTTTCATTAGGCAAAAGAACATTGTTTGTACTAAATTACAGGTTATAATTTGAAACGATTCAGCTCAATGATACTATTTTAGTTGTTATTTTGTGATATTTAAGCCTTTCTTGCCCTTTATCTAACAGGAGATTTTATGCTCGGCTTACCCACTCAAGGTATCTCTATCTTTGCTAAATCACAGCAAAAATCGATGCCTGTTCTTTTATTTAAGGTAAGGAACTAGCATGAAACGCAGAGTAGCAACCATCACACTTAACCCTGCATATGATCTTGTCGGTTTAAGTAATCCCATTGAACTTGGTGAAGTTAATCGTGTTAAAACGGCTGGCTTCCATGCTGCGGGTAAAGGCATCAATGTGGCTAAGGTTTTAAAAAGCCTTGGCGTTGATGTTACTGTTGGCGGTTTTTTAGGCAAAGAAAACCAAGATGGATTTCAAAAAGAGTTTAGTGACTCCGGTATCGCGAACCGTTTTCAAATGGTTGAAGGCCGTACTCGAATTAATGTCAAACTCACAGAGCCCAATGGCAAAGTGACTGACTTCAATTTCTCTGGTTTTGAAATTACAAAACAAGACTGGACTCGCTTTGTTAACGACACGCTAAGTTGGGCGGGTCAATTTGATATGATTTGTGTCAGCGGTAGTGTTCCTCCGAGTGTTGATCTCAATGATTTCACTGCATGGATGACACGCTTACGTGGCGAATGTATGTGCTTGATCTTCGACAGTAGCAGAGATGCTTTTGTCGCAGGATTAAAAGCCTCCCCTTGGTTGGTTAAACCCAATCATCATGAATTAGAGATTTGGGCTGGCAGACCTTTACCTGAGCTTTCTGATGTTGTACAAGCGGCACAAACATTGCGTCAGCAAGGTATTGCTCATGTTGTTATTTCATTAGGTGAACAAGGTGCTATGTGGGTAAATGCATCTGGTGCATGGATGGCAAAACCGCCTAAGTGTGATGTTGTAAGTACGGTTGGTGCTGGAGATTCAATGGTAGGTGGTTTAATTTATGGCTTAATGATGCGACAAACCAGTGAGCACACCTTACGTCTTGCTACTGCTGTTTCTGCACTTGCTGTAAGCCAAACTAATGTTGGTATTCACGATCGTGAACAATTAGCAAAAATGATGGCAGAAGTAGAATTAACCCCTCTAAAATTATAAGTAATAACACCCAGTGGTAAATTGAATAATATTAAGTAGAATTACCACTGCCTTCATTAAATATATTAACGCTATGTTATGAAAACTCTAAAATAGAATCTCTTTAATTGATTAATATTTGTTTATTATTAAATCAAACTTTATTTTTTCTATTTATTCGATAAACTTCACTTTAATAAAAATTAATAAAGATATTCTAAAGCCAATAAAAACTTATTTCTGTTTTTAGGAGAAGTTATGGAAAGGCCCATAGTACTTTTATGGATCCAAGTTATTTCGGTATTATTTTTAGGTGTCAGTTTATTTATATTAGTTGCCGGGGCACCAATTTATTTATTAGCAATGGCAATGGGTGGCGGTCAAACAATGCTTGTGGGTTTGTTCATCATGCTGTGTCTAATTATAACGATGATAATGCAAGTTACAGCATGGATAAAACTCGCTAGAAACAGTAAAAATGCTTACTCTTTTTTGAAAATCTCATGGGTATGTTTATCTATTTCACTCTTTTTTATACTTAGTATTTCGATGTCATTGACAAATATGTCAGAAATTGGCTTTGTTGTTTTTTCTATTATCGTTATCTTAACGCATCGGCTTTTTTTCTCTGAAAATGTGATTTCTTATTTTGAAGATAAACAAAAAGATAGCGAAAGAGAAACCAGTATTATTAGTCAATAAAATAATCATCAGACAAAAAAATATCGGATATTAAATATCCGATATTTTTATATTAAACACGTATTAAGTGTAATTACTCAATCATTGTATTAATTATTACGACGCCAAACTGTTCCTTGAGGACCATCTTCTAAAACAATTCCCATCGCTGTTAATGCATCACGAGCAACATCAGCCGCAGCCCAATCTTTGTTTTTACGAGCATCGTTACGCTGTTGAATTAATGATTCAATTTTTTCAACTTCACCAGCATCATCCGCTTTAGCGCCACTTTGTAAGAAGTACTCTGGCTCTTGCTCTAATAAGCCTAATACCTTAGCAAGTTTACGTAACACTGCCGCTAAGCCATTCGCTGCATTCATATCAACTGATTTGAGGCGATTCACTTCACGCGCTAAATCAAACAAAACTGAATAAGCTTCTGGTGTATTGAAATCATCGTTCATTGCATCAATAAATTGCGCTTCAAACGCTTCGCCACCCGCAGGCTGTGCATTCGCATCAGTTCCACGTAATGAAGTATAGAGGCGCTCTAATGCAGTGCGAGCCTGTTTTAAGTTTTCTTCAGTGTAGTTAAGTTGACTACGATAATGGCCTGATAATAAGAAGTAACGCACGGTTTCAGCATCGTAATAAGCCAATACATCACGAATAGTAAAAAAGTTATTAAGTGATTTAGACATTTTTTCTTTGTCTACCATCACCATACCCGAGTGCATCCAGTAATTAACGTAAGGACCATCATGGGCACAAGTTGATTGTGCAATCTCATTTTCATGATGAGGGAACATTAAGTCTGAACCACCACCATGAATATCAAAATGATGTCCTAATTCTTTACCATTCATCGCAGAACATTCGATATGCCAACCCGGACGACCTTCTCCCCAAGGAGACTCCCAGCTTGGTTCACCCGGTTTAGACATTTTCCATAAGACGAAATCCATTGGATTACGTTTTACGTTAGCCACTTCAACACGAGCACCGGCTTGTAGTTGCTCTAAATCTTGGCGAGAAAGTAAGCCATAATCAGGATCGGTATCAATCGCAAACATTACATCGCCATTGTCGGCAACGTAAGCATGTCCACGTTTAATTAACGCTTCTGTTAATTCAATAATTTCAGCAATATGGTGTGTTGCACGCGGCTCTGAATCAGGGCGAGCAATATTTAATGCATCAAAATCTTTATGCATTTCAGCTAACATACGAGTCGTTAATTGCTCACATGTTTCATTATTTTCAATCGCACGTTTGATGATTTTATCATCCACATCCGTTACGTTACGAACATAGTTAACATCGTATCCTAAGTAACGCAGATAACGGGTTATGGCGTCAAAAGCCACAAATGTACGTCCATGACCAATATGGCATAAGTCATAAATAGTGATGCCACACACGTACATACCTATTTTTCCTGCATGGATAGGTTTAAATTCTTCTTTTTGGCGAGTGAGAGTATTAAAGATCTTTAGCATCAGTGGACGTTCCCGTTTTCAACTGTACGTGTTTATTACGTTTTTATATAAAAGAAAATAACAACTACTATAGCATGATATTAATAAGGATATTGGATCTTGCAGTCAAAGCAAACGCAAGATTAGAGCTTTTATCTTACTCTGCTTAACGCTTATTTTCACTGTTCAATCGTTGATAGTGAACAATCAAACTTCTATTATTTGGCTAAATTTTGGCGAAAAGTGTTTTTTCTTTCTATTACTGATTTATTTGGCTAAATTTTGGCGAAAAGTGTTTTTTCTTTCTATTACTGATTTATTTGGCAAGAAAAAGTAGAGCGAGAAAAAGATGCATACTGACTAAATTAGGCAACTGTGATATAAAAACGGGACTGTTGTTTATGCCCAAATCTGGGTAAAGCTAAAATTATATTAGGATCTGAATATGGTTACTTTTCATACCAATTACGGCGATATCGTGATTAATACATTTGCAGACAAAGCACCTGCAACCGTAGAAAATTTTTTAGACTACTGTAAAGAAGGATTCTACGATAACACTATTTTCCACCGTGTCATCAATGGTTTTATGATCCAAGGTGGTGGCTTTGAACCAGGTATGAACCAAAAAGCGACCAAAGCACCTGTAAGAAACGAAGCAAACAATGGCCTAGCAAACAACCGTGGTACATTAGCAATGGCTCGTACAAACGATCCTCATTCTGCTACTGCTCAATTCTTTATCAACGTTGCAGACAACGATTTCTTAAACTTCCGTGCTGAAAATGCAAATGGTTGGGGATATTGTGTCTTTGCTGAAGTTGTTGAAGGCATGGACGTTGTTGATAAAATTAAAGCGGTTTCCACTGGTCGTAGCGGTTTCCACCAAGATGTTCCTCGTGAAGATATCGTCATTAAAAGTGTAACGGTTAGCGAATAAGCCTCACTTTTTATGTGTACGCTTTTTATTGCAGACCTGCATTTAAGTGAACATGAACCGGCAATCACTGCCGGTTTTCTTCGCTTTTTAAAAGAACAAGCTATTCATGCAAAAGCACTTTATATCTTAGGTGATTTTTTTGATTTTTGGATAGGTGACGATGATCCTAATCCTTTGCATCAACAAATAGCTCAAGCTCTGATGACGCTAAAAAATGCAGGAGTACCTTGTTATTTTATTCATGGAAACCGTGATTTTTTAATTGGCTCTCGTTTTGCAAAAGAGAGTGGTATCACCTTACTTCCACAAGAAAAAGTGCTCGAAATTGAGAAGCATCGCATCCTAATTTTGCACGGTGATACACTTTGTACAGATGATGAAGCGTATCAACGTTACCGTAAAAAAGTGCATAATAAATTTATTCAGCGCTTATTCTCACTACTGCCTTTATTTATTCGACTGCGTATCGCTGACAAAATGCGTTCGCGTAGCCAGCACGAAAATCAGTATAAGTCTGATGCCATTATGGATGTTAACCCACAGGCTGTGATTGATACTTTTAAGCATTTCAATACAGAATGGATGATCCACGGTCATACTCATCGTCCAGCAATTCACACTGTTAATATTGATGATAAAATACATTATCGTGGTGTATTAGGTGCTTGGCATACTGAAGGTTCTATGTTTAAAGTGACAGCTGAAAAAATAGAACTTATTCATTTCCCCTTCTAAGTTGTTTTGCTTATTTTCTTCATAAAAAGGCTGTTTTTTCTTTACGCAAACGTTTTCCTATGCGTGTTAGCGTGATACTATCATGCTCAGTTTATTAGGCTATATCCGTTTATGCTTACAGGAGCAGTTAAGTAATGTCTTCTCAAGTTGGTCTAAATACCTCTTCCGCTCGTATCGCTATTGTAATGGGCTCTAAAAGCGACTGGGCAACAATGTCTCATGCCGCTGATGTACTAGACGCACTACAACTTCCTTATCATGTTGAGATTGTCTCTGCACACCGTACCCCTGATAAGCTATTTAGCTTTGCAGAACAAGCCAAAAGTAATGGCTTTGATGTCATTATTGCAGGAGCAGGTGGTGCTGCCCATTTACCGGGTATGCTCGCAGCAAAAACGCTCGTCCCAGTATTAGGAGTTCCTGTTCAAAGTGCTGCATTAAGCGGTGTTGATAGCCTTTACTCTATTGTGCAAATGCCGAAAGGTATTCCTGTGGGAACATTAGCGATTGGTAAAGCAGGTGCCGCCAATGCCGCTTTATTAGCCGCTCAAATTTTAGCATTACACTCCCCTACTATTTTTGAAGCACTAACAGCATGGCGTACAGCACAAACTGATGATGTCTTAAATAACCCTGATCCAAGGGAGGCACTATGAAGCCAGTTTGTGTTCTTGGAAATGGTCAATTAGGACGAATGCTAAGACAAGCCGGTGAGCCTTTAGGAATTGCAGTTTACCCAGTCGGATTAGATGCAGAGCCTGAAGCCGTTCCCTATCAAAAAAGTATAATCACAGCTGAAATTGAGCGCTGGCCTGAAACCGCTCTCACCAAAGAATTAGAGCGTCATACTAACTTTGTAAACCGTGATATTTTCCCATTGCTTGCCGATAGATTGCCTCAAAAACAACTTCTTGATGAACTAGGTTTAGCAACAGCACCTTGGCAACCATTAACGTCACCAACACAATGGCCTGATATCTTCGCTCAATTGGGTGACTTTATTATTGTGAAGCGCCGAGTTGGTGGTTATGACGGTCGTGGTCAATGGCGTATTCATCCTGGAGAAGAACAACAGTTACCTGCTGAAATTTATGGTGAATGCATTGTTGAGCAAGGTATTCCCTTTTTAGGTGAAGTTTCATTAGTGGGTGCAAGAGATAGCAATGGAAACTGTGTTTTCTACCCTTTGACTCACAACCTGCATCAAGATGGCATTTTACGCATGAGTGTCGCCTTACCAACACCTGCGTCAAAACTACAACAATCAGCGGAAAAAATGCTGACTGCCATCCTTAATAAGCTCAATTATGTGGGTGTAATGGCGATGGAGTGCTTTATCGTTGGTGATAAATTACTTATTAACGAATTAGCCCCTCGAGTTCATAACAGTGGCCATTGGACACAAAATGGTGCCTCAATTAGCCAGTTTGAGTTACATCTGCGTGCAATTTTAGATTTACCTATGCCAAAACCTGAGGTTTGCCAACCGGCGGTAATGGTTAATTTGATTGGCACTGATGTCAACCCTCAATGGCTTTCATTACCATTAGTTCATTTACATTGGTATGAAAAAGAAGTTCGCCCTGTCCGCAAAGTGGGCCATCTCAATCTTGTACATAGCGATAATCAACCACTGAAAGAGACCCTCAAATCATTAAGCTTGATGCTTGATGATGCCTATCAGTACCCTATCAAATGGGCTTTAGAAAAATTAAGCTAGCAGTCCGACTCATAAAGTTAGAGAATAATAGCCTTTAAACGAACAGACCTTAGATAACAAGGTCTGTTATTCGCTATTTTCTCCTGATTATTCAGGTTACTGCACCCATTTGATGGAGTCAGGATGCAAGCCACGCAACAGATTTTTGGTCCCGTTTATCAGTGGAGTATGCTGATATTATTGGGCTTTGTGTATTTTTTAGCTACCGCAACCACATTTACTTCTTTAGGTGTTGTTCTCCCTAGTATGATAAACGAGCTAGAGTGGAACTGGACTCAAGCAGGCCTCGGCTTTACGTTATTAGGATTAACCTGTGGTCTTGCGAGTTTTTTACCTACATTGCTGATCCGTAAATTAAGCGTTCGTCTTACATTACTTATTGGATTGATTATTTTTGTCAGTGGTTTCTATTTTCTTTATGAAACATACACTATTTCGCGTTATTTTCTCGGTACTGCACTGTTAGGTATTGGATTTACGCTACTGGCTACCGTACCCGGTACTTATGTTATTTCCCGCTTATTTGAAAAACAATCTTTTGCCTTTGGTGTCTATTTTACCATTGGTGGATTAGGTGGTGTTGCTGGACCTTGGATATACTTTTTAGCAACCCATTTATGGCATACATGGCGAATGCACTGGCTTATTTCAGCGATCACACTCACTGTTGTTACTCTTCTCACTATCTTATTTTTACGCGAAGGCACTAAAGAGCAAGAGCACGCCAAAAAAATTAGCCAACTTCAAACCACAAAACGTATCTATCAAACTAAAGAGATTTGGACGGCTCGTCATGCTTTAAGAACATGGCAATTTTATGTTATTGCAGCTACTTACACGGCTTTTTTATGGTGTGGGATCACGGTCAATAGTTTTGCTGTTGCACATATTATTGAAAATGGTTTTGGTGAAACTATTGCTGCAACACTCTTAAGTAGTATGGCTTTTATCAATGCTTTTTCACGCTTAGCGGGTGGAGCTATTGGTGAATGGTTAGAACCTAAAAA
It includes:
- a CDS encoding CynX/NimT family MFS transporter, which gives rise to MQATQQIFGPVYQWSMLILLGFVYFLATATTFTSLGVVLPSMINELEWNWTQAGLGFTLLGLTCGLASFLPTLLIRKLSVRLTLLIGLIIFVSGFYFLYETYTISRYFLGTALLGIGFTLLATVPGTYVISRLFEKQSFAFGVYFTIGGLGGVAGPWIYFLATHLWHTWRMHWLISAITLTVVTLLTILFLREGTKEQEHAKKISQLQTTKRIYQTKEIWTARHALRTWQFYVIAATYTAFLWCGITVNSFAVAHIIENGFGETIAATLLSSMAFINAFSRLAGGAIGEWLEPKKLLIASLSIIIIGLLALSMANSWVYLILFTVCVGIGYGMTFLASSILLANYFGRSPYLELFSVMNLISTLACLAPFFAGAIKDISGSFTPAFLILTIPVLLILAVTLFMKPPTYPKFQHASEQEK
- the purK gene encoding 5-(carboxyamino)imidazole ribonucleotide synthase — encoded protein: MKPVCVLGNGQLGRMLRQAGEPLGIAVYPVGLDAEPEAVPYQKSIITAEIERWPETALTKELERHTNFVNRDIFPLLADRLPQKQLLDELGLATAPWQPLTSPTQWPDIFAQLGDFIIVKRRVGGYDGRGQWRIHPGEEQQLPAEIYGECIVEQGIPFLGEVSLVGARDSNGNCVFYPLTHNLHQDGILRMSVALPTPASKLQQSAEKMLTAILNKLNYVGVMAMECFIVGDKLLINELAPRVHNSGHWTQNGASISQFELHLRAILDLPMPKPEVCQPAVMVNLIGTDVNPQWLSLPLVHLHWYEKEVRPVRKVGHLNLVHSDNQPLKETLKSLSLMLDDAYQYPIKWALEKLS
- a CDS encoding UDP-2,3-diacylglucosamine diphosphatase, translating into MCTLFIADLHLSEHEPAITAGFLRFLKEQAIHAKALYILGDFFDFWIGDDDPNPLHQQIAQALMTLKNAGVPCYFIHGNRDFLIGSRFAKESGITLLPQEKVLEIEKHRILILHGDTLCTDDEAYQRYRKKVHNKFIQRLFSLLPLFIRLRIADKMRSRSQHENQYKSDAIMDVNPQAVIDTFKHFNTEWMIHGHTHRPAIHTVNIDDKIHYRGVLGAWHTEGSMFKVTAEKIELIHFPF
- the purE gene encoding 5-(carboxyamino)imidazole ribonucleotide mutase, which encodes MSSQVGLNTSSARIAIVMGSKSDWATMSHAADVLDALQLPYHVEIVSAHRTPDKLFSFAEQAKSNGFDVIIAGAGGAAHLPGMLAAKTLVPVLGVPVQSAALSGVDSLYSIVQMPKGIPVGTLAIGKAGAANAALLAAQILALHSPTIFEALTAWRTAQTDDVLNNPDPREAL